In Drosophila willistoni isolate 14030-0811.24 chromosome XR unlocalized genomic scaffold, UCI_dwil_1.1 Seg41, whole genome shotgun sequence, the following are encoded in one genomic region:
- the LOC6643041 gene encoding formylglycine-generating enzyme: MRASFHPVLYVLVFFVSCGGINGDCGCNKLDRDSESSSSLSLESEQEQVCQQQARNKNKYYRDYYAEDEDEKQELKETDDYPDMSLIPGGSVLIGTDQPHFQADREAPEVRVDLKNFYLDKYEVSNRKFKDFVLATEYVTEAERFGDSFLFKTLLSPAEQKNLEDFRVASAIWWYKVKGVSWRTPNGVNSNLDGLEDHPVVHVSWRDAVAFCTWAGKRLPTEAEWEAACRGGKKRKLFPWGNKLMPRDEHWLNIWQGDFPDGNTADDGYEYTCPVNEFRQNEYDLYNIVGNVWEWTSDLWQTNDVSETPNRVKKGGSYLCHKSYCYRYRCAARSQNTEDSSAGNLGFRCAKDAVA, encoded by the exons ATGAGGGCTTCATTTCATCCTGTCTTGTATGTGTTGGTCTTCTTCGTTTCCTGCGGAGGCATCAATGGCGATTGTGGCTGCAACAAACTGGACAGGGATAGTGAAAGCTCCAGCTCTTTGTCTTTGGAATCGGAACAGGAACAAGTGTGCCAGCAACAGGcgcgaaacaaaaacaaatattatagAGATTACTATGCAGAAGATGAGGATGAGAAGCAGGAGCTAAAGGAGACCGATGATTATCCAGATATGTCTCTAATACCAGGTGGCAGTGTTCTTATTGGCACCGATCAACCGCATTTCCAAGCCGATCGTGAAGCACCTGAGGTTCGTGTTGATCTAAAGAATTTCTATCTAGACAAATACGAGGTTTCCAATAGGAAATTCAAGGATTTTGTATTGGCTACCGAATATGTAACTGAGGCTGAGCGATTTGGCGATAGTTTTCTCTTCAAAACTCTACTTAGTCCGGCAGAGCAAAAAAATCTAGAAGATTTCCGTGTAGCCAGTGCCATCTGGTGGTATAAGGTCAAAGGTGTAAGTTGGCGGACTCCCAATGGTGTCAATAGCAACTTGGACG GTCTGGAGGACCATCCGGTAGTACATGTCTCCTGGCGTGATGCTGTTGCCTTCTGTACTTGGGCAGGCAAACGTTTGCCCACCGAAGCTGAATGGGAGGCTGCCTGTCGTGGTGGTAAAAAGCGTAAACTCTTTCCATGGGGTAACAAACTAATGCCAAGAGATGAGCATTGGCTAAACATTTGGCAGGGAGATTTTCCCGATGGCAATACAGCCGACGATGGCTATGAATACACCTGCCCGGTAAATGAATTCCGGCAAAACGAATATGATCTTTACAATATTGTGGGTAATGTCTGGGAATGGACATCGGATTTGTGGCAAACAAATGATGTAAGCGAGACTCCAAATAGAGTAAAAAAAGGTGGCTCGTATCTGTGTCACAAATCCTATTGCTATCGCTATCGATGTGCCGCACGATCCCAAAATACTGAGGATAGTTCAGCTGGTAATTTAGGTTTTCGATGTGCCAAGGATGCTGTGGCGTGA
- the LOC6643040 gene encoding uncharacterized protein LOC6643040: protein MSGVAVCCKCGSLPNSIPYCYGGSDYDFHCFCCAKPPKLKCIHCNAWRDVLLHEKHASCIGDKLHVFVYTTPWPPFPETEVNPEVQAAVPLSSPLIFQPPEEPVEQQQPANESDVISVVSDQEDENNNPPDEMLDIKFKPKLLSSLDYWVTVKQISQWDSCPRCGLKRQQQNGWITHAQKCAQDPKYKKRKFFIYIHTKGWCNYLVRDSAWKRHSNPETGVCKICCLARRQGKPLPYQPKPPPRPNEAKLAQMRRSAQRRSRLKKRQLFAQQNATADF from the exons ATGAGCGGTGTGGCGGTCTGCTGCAAATGTGGATCTTTGCCAAATAGTATTCCCTATTGCTATGGCGGATCAGATTATGATTTTCATTGCTTTTGCTGCGCCAAGCCtccaaaattaaaatgcatCCATTGTAATGCGTGGCGTGACGTCTTACTGCATGAGAAACATGCATCTTGTATTGGTGATAAGCTGCATGTGTTTGTTTATACCACGCCCTGGCCGCCGTTTCCAGAGACCGAGGTCAACCCGGAAGTGCAAGCTGCCGTACCACTTTCATCACCTCTAATATTCCAGCCGCCAGAGGAGCCGGTGGAACAGCAACAACCGGCAAATGAAAGCGATGTCATATCGGTGGTATCTGATCAAgaagatgaaaataataatccGCCCGATGAAATGTTGgacattaaatttaagccGAAACTACTCAGCTCGTTGGACTATTGGGTAACCGTGAAACAAATCAGCCAGTGGGACAGTTGCCCACGCTGTGGTTTAAAACGTCAACAGCAAAATGGATGGATCACGCATGCTCAAAAATGTGCTCAAGATCCCAAATACAAAAAGCGCAAATTTTTCATATACATTCATACGAAGGGCTGGTGTAACTATTTGGTACGGGATTCTGCCTGGAAGAGACACAGCAATCCAGAGACAGGTGTATGCAAAATATGCTGCTTAGC ACGTCGACAGGGAAAACCTTTGCCTTATCAGCCAAAGCCACCGCCACGACCGAATGAGGCGAAATTGGCCCAGATGAGACGAAGCGCTCAACGCAGAAGCAGGCTAAAAAAGCGTCAGTTGTTCGCTCAACAAAATGCAACTGCTGATTTTTAG
- the LOC6643039 gene encoding breast cancer anti-estrogen resistance protein 1 isoform X2, with product MLDKMQSPGSISVSPSCCSSNATNTDLDYDVPVSRRRIHSKSKLYAKAIYDNYADTPDELTFKKGDMLTVIEQDTEGIKGWWLCSLYNRQGLCPGNRLRIMNSYDSGCFSPSPASSPIPSLAASTATLNSSICSAEIYENGSISSTGNGGGAVTGNGEISSIQGRGTRRSWHISPNKVITPQRQGDVYLYHHYPQQQQQQQQQQQNQIYSNQSIYQNLSMMATPNGNANGNGSEFETYDIPKPATPVLLNYDSPKSVRTPTSLSGLGARFESLKSVAASIEEEESYDVPRPLINNSHTAQLTPSSSASSLLTSDSLSLSFSSSNRSSLANMPDYDIPRRNPLPVRRVQQQQSYDFPLPPLQEQEQQRRINPNNGAITPKELPLELNSALETLAKLQSQTTMAITRLLSFVVPNWRIRSQLEPCIMDLKLAALRLRTALHDLAEFGEGALGNATRSEDRNLALKLRPLVRALRDANKLIHDTSEALDAQGGWSVDQLARNDEKHGCRPPDSLDQLMACAQTLTEDVRSTTSFIQGNASLLFKRQLNVEENGVGVAVGNNGVGGGVVGGGAASEPASRGSAEWLEDYDYVAFESKDAAAKKNQSLREAIPAGLKTQFDTVLRTAETTAMGGAVGAASSVPTTPTAPAPPAIRSPEMTDKDKKLVRYYAQQISTHMGNLLQAIDSFLETVEKNQPPKFFIAYGKFVVVSAHNLVTIGDNVYRNISKEALREKILQCTNGLSDALKTCVLKSKKAAAHFPSGSAVQEMVNSVVHISNLAKELKTVMLQAVQESTGVSVGGVGIGISGVPVGVGVGA from the exons ATGCTGGACAAAATGCAGAGCCCTGGCTCCATTTCGGTTTCCCCATCATGCTGCAGCTCGAATGCAACCAATACGGACTTGGATTACGATGTGCCGGTCTCAAGACGACGTATTCACAGCAAATCG AAATTATATGCAAAGGCCATTTATGATAATTATGCGGATACGCCAGATGAATTGACCTTCAAGAAGGGCGATATGCTAACTGTAATCGAACAGGACACGGAAGGCATCAAGGGCTGGTGGCTATGCTCTCTATACAATCGTCAG GGTCTATGCCCGGGCAACCGGTTACGCATAATGAACTCATACGATTCGGGCTGTTTCTCACCATCGCCGGCCAGCTCACCGATACCATCATTGGCAGCCAGCACAGCCACCTTGAATAGTTCCATATGCTCGGCAGAGATCTATGAGAATGGTTCCATAAGTTCAACAGGAAATGGTGGAGGAGCAGTGACGGGCAATGGAGAAATTTCCTCCATACAGGGTCGTGGCACAAGAAGATCTTGGCATATATCACCGAATAAG GTTATCACACCACAGCGACAAGGTGATGTCTATCTTTATCATCACTAtcctcagcagcagcagcagcaacagcagcagcaacaaaatcaaatcTATAGTAACCAAAGTATCTATCAGAACCTCTCCATGATGGCCACACCAAATGGCAATGCAAATGGGAATGGCAGTGAATTTGAGACTTATGACATACCCAAACCAGCCACACCAGTGCTCCTTAACTATGATAGTCCAAAGAGCGTGAGGACACCAACTTCGTTGAGTGGACTTGGCGCACGTTTCGAGTCGCTTAAGAGTGTGGCCGCTTCCATTGAGGAGGAGGAGTCTTATGATGTACCACGCCCCCTAATTAATAATAGTCATACCGCACAATTGACACCCAGCAGTTCGGCATCATCATTGCTAACTAGCGATAGTCTATCCCTGAGCTTCTCCAGCTCGAATCGTTCCTCGTTAGCGAATATGCCCGACTATGATATACCACGTAGGAATCCTCTGCCCGTTAGAAGagtgcaacagcagcagagttATGACTTCCCATTGCCACCGTTGCAGGAGCAAGAACAACAGCGTAGGATTAATCCCAATAATGGAGCTATTACACCCAAAGAGTTGCCCCTTGAGCTGAATTCAGCCCTGGAAACGCTGGCCAAACTGCAATCACAGACCACCATGGCAATCACACGATTGCTTAGCTTTGTGGTGCCCAATTGGCGTATCCGTTCACAATTGGAACCATGCATTATGGATTTGAAATTGGCTGCACTTCGTCTGCGTACGGCATTGCATGATTTGGCTGAATTTGGTGAGGGAGCTTTGGGTAATGCCACCAGATCAGAGGATCGCAATTTGGCCTTAAAATTGCGACCCTTGGTCAGGGCCCTACGAGATGCCAATAAGCTAATCCATGACACATCCGAAGCTCTAGATGCCCAGGGCGGTTGGTCAGTGGATCAATTGGCGCGCAATGATGAGAAACATGGTTGCCGACCACCCGATAGCCTAGATCAGCTTATGGCCTGTGCTCAGACATTAACCGAGGATGTTCGTTCCACAACCAGCTTTATACAGGGCAATGCTTCGTTGCTCTTCAAGCGTCAACTTAATGTGGAGGAGAATGGAGTTGGAGTTGCTGTTGGCAATAATGGTGTCGGAGGtggtgttgttggtggtggggCCGCCAGTGAACCTGCAAGTCGCGGCAGTGCTGAATGGCTGGAGGACTATGATTATGTGGCATTCGAATCAAAAGATGCGGCGGCCAAGAAAAATCAATCTCTACGCGAGGCCATACCAGCTGGTTTGAAAACACAATTCGATACGGTGCTAAGGACAGCAGAGACAACAGCCATGGGTGGAGCAGTTGGTGCTGCTAGCTCTGTGCCCACCACACCAACGGCACCTGCTCCTCCTGCCATTAGGTCACCCGAGATGACCGATAAGGATAAGAAGCTAGTACGCTATTATGCCCAACAAATCTCTACACATATGGGCAATCTGTTGCAGGCCATCGATTCCTTTCTCGAGACTGTGGAGAAGAATCAACCGCCGAAATTTTTCATTGCCTATGgcaaatttgttgttgtcagtGCCCATAATCTGGTCACCATTGGCGACAATGTCTATAGAAATATATCCAAAGAGGCGTTACGAGAGAAAATCCTGCAATGCACAAATGGTCTATCGGATGCATTGAAGACCTGTGTCCTCAAATCAAAAAAGGCAGCAGCACATTTTCCCAGCGGCAGTGCGGTCCAAGAGATGGTCAATTCGGTGGTACATATTAGTAATTTGGCCAAGGAGCTGAAAACGGTGATGCTCCAGGCCGTTCAAGAGTCCACTGGAGTAAGTGTCGGTGGCGTGGGTATCGGTATCTCTGGAGTCCCTGTTGGAGTCGGTGTCGGAGCTtaa
- the LOC6643197 gene encoding tRNA pseudouridine synthase-like 1, whose protein sequence is MHRYLLNISYIGTTFRGIQKTVNKLDQPRLDTNSVQGCLELALRVFRPTNEIQTVLSSRTDAGVHALHSTIHVDLERYDGQPYALTTLTGVLNRTLGKQRLPIRVLSTELVPDTFHCRYHAIGRTYLYRFAVARNSPVDDGKLKNRGYEAFIPVEELDRCYFLQAASFDIERVRSAARLFLGIHDFRTFMSVSRQKGPSRDHPMFTVRKIDEINIRPGHSLALNAHAKLANETYDHWEIEIKAKSFLYKQVRRIVGTLLALGTGKIDEKCIYQMLTIPSKNSWEPRILLAPACGLYLCQVHYRDRDPQQDQSS, encoded by the exons ATGCATAGATATTTACTAAACATTTCATACATCGGCACGACGTTTCG TGGCATTCAAAAGACGGTTAACAAATTGGACCAACCGCGCCTGGACACAAACTCTGTGCAAGGGTGTCTGGAACTGGCTCTAAGAGTTTTCCGGCCCACCAACGAGATTCAGACAGTGCTGTCCAGTCG CACAGACGCCGGTGTACATGCCCTCCACTCAACCATACATGTGGATTTGGAACGTTATGATGGTCAGCCCTATGCGTTAACCACATTAACTGGGGTACTTAACCGCACTCTTGGTAAACAGAGATTACCTATACGTGTGCTAAGCACTGAATTGGTGCCGGATACGTTCCATTGTCGCTATCACGCAATAGGAAGAACCTATCTATACCGTTTTGCGGTGGCCCGCAATTCACCCGTGGACGATGGAAAGCTGAAGAATAGAGGTTACGAAGCATTTATACCTGTCGAGGAGCTGGATCGCTGCTACTTTTTGCA AGCCGCTTCCTTTGACATTGAACGGGTGCGTTCGGCTGCACGACTTTTCCTTGGAATCCATGATTTTCGCACCTTCATGAGCGTTAGCCGTCAAAAGGGCCCCAGTCGTGATCATCCCATGTTTACAGTGCGCAAAATTGATGAGATTAACATCCGTCCGGGTCATTCACTTGCTCTAAACGCCCATGCCAAATTGGCCAACGAAACATACGACCATTGGGAGATCGAAATTAAGGCCAAGTCGTTTCTCTACAAGCAAGTACGAAGAATTGTGGGCACACTGTTGGCCTTGGGCACCGGAAAGATTGATGAGAAGTGTATCTATCAAATGCTTACAATCCCGTCCAAGAACTCGTGGGAACCGCGTATACTTTTAGCTCCAGCCTGTGGCCTTTATTTGTGTCAAGTACATTATAGAGATCGAGATCCCCAACAGGATCAGAGTTCTTAA
- the LOC26529380 gene encoding dual specificity protein phosphatase 19, translated as MILLYELQKRLANLRPTTTVVTTPTGTRYIERRQSFGNGEHHQEKEQLEARQYGFVVDTKPDTMPACILSDFLYLGSQDAVNLENVFKYKLTHILSIGIESPTIELPSNLTLKSKYLPCLDLPETDIINYIMPVSIQFIEDARQSGCGRVLVHCNAGVSRSASIVIGYLMKQRDMSFDDAYNLVKSWRPCIQPNVGFMQQLKKYNNREKVVSSKHV; from the coding sequence ATGATTTTGCTGTATGAGCTGCAAAAACGGCTGGCCAACCTCAGGCCCACCACCACTGTAGTGACCACACCCACCGGAACGAGATACATAGAACGACGACAATCATTCGGCAACGGAGAGCATCATCAGGAAAAAGAACAATTGGAGGCTCGTCAATATGGTTTTGTAGTAGATACTAAACCGGATACGATGCCCGCTTGTATTTTAAGTGACTTCCTTTACTTGGGCTCCCAGGATGCGGTCAATTTGGAGaatgtatttaaatataaattaaccCACATCTTAAGTATTGGCATAGAATCTCCCACCATTGAATTGCCTTCGAACTTGACGCTAAAATCCAAATACTTACCATGCCTGGATTTGCCAGAAACCGATATAATCAATTATATTATGCCCGTGTCCATTCAATTTATTGAGGATGCTCGCCAAAGTGGATGCGGGCGTGTTCTAGTTCATTGCAACGCAGGTGTATCTCGTTCAGCGTCTATTGTGATTGGTTATTTGATGAAACAACGGGATATGAGCTTCGATGACGCCTACAATCTAGTCAAGTCCTGGAGACCTTGCATACAGCCCAATGTGGGATTCATGCAGCaattaaagaaatataataataGAGAAAAAGTTGTTAGTAGCAAACACGTATAA